The Silene latifolia isolate original U9 population chromosome 4, ASM4854445v1, whole genome shotgun sequence region TATTACACGGGTAATAGAATTAGTTATTGCATCATTTATCTTGCATTGACTCGTGGAAGACAACCGGTTTCCCATTACAATAAAGTTAATTTGAATAGAATTAATCTGCTGAACTCCTTCATTTTAATCAGAAAGAAAACACAACATCTTCATACCCTTaatcaaaaaccctaaatttaTTTCCCTCAAATTGATTTATTTTGGTGTGTCGTTATTTTGGTCtttatttaaataaaaaaatatatcaTTACGCATAGTTTTTATTCCTTTATAAGTAGATATCACATTTGATTTATTTTTGgtgtttatttaattttacttgCATATTTACATCATACAGTTGACATTTAATATATAAATGAAATGTAACATAATGGGTAGTTGTTTTTATTatttcatttgttctttgttcttttttttccttaaaaaatATTTAAGCATATCCTACTCCTAGGAGCATGATATAATTTATGAGGCCTGAAATCCTGTTGTCGACAAGTGTTAGTGATAATTTAATATACTCTCCACCATTGTCGGGTTAAAAATATCTGCAAAATTGGTGAATTGAAAAACTTTTCAACTAGTCTGAAAAGGTCAGAGTAAAGTTTCTTCAATGATTTCACACCTAAActagtactccctctgtcccggacTACGTgtcgtttgtttacctttgattttaaCACAAAGACCAAGGAGAGGGGAGGGGACCACTTATGATTGTTGTTATTAATTGACAAGTAGACATACAATATGTCACAATATAGAAAGATAATCAAATGAATGAGATATCAATGAGGGAATAATTAGTATAATTACAATGGAGGTAAACCAGGTTTAAAAGCAGTAAATAATATTTACCATGttgtaaaaatacataaaaatcgTTCATTACATGATCCATATTATGGATAATATCATACCTAGACAAACAAGTGAGTATTTGACTACTCGTACTAACATTGATGTTAATTCTCCTCACAATCCATAGCAAACTCAGTTTGAGGCTCCTGTTGTACAACCAAAAGTGAAAATTCAAAGTCGGAACTAGCGAAAATGTCGCCAAGTATCCCAAGCTCAGGATACTCACTCCACCCATCTGAAAGCCCTAACAACGGAACAGTTTGTGCATTATGATACTTTCCAGTCACAATAAGATCGACGTCGTCTTTCACCGAAACCATAACTTGTATAGTTTCATCTCCATTATTCACAACAACCTCTTTGAAATTTATTCTCTCATTATTCTTACATGACCTGCGAAATTGCTTCATTACCTCACAATCGAGTTCATTATCCTTGTTGTTCTTAGGAGGCTTTAGCCATATAATACTTAGTCGTACACAAGGATGATTTGCAAACAGTTTACCATACGCAAGGGCTTCATAATCATCCGACCCACCTACAAAAACAATTGTGATCATGTACGCGTTTTCATCGATGACACGCTTTCGAGAGCTGGAACGGTCAACTAGGAGACTGACAGAGCAAGGTGCCTTTTGCAGGACCATATTGTTCACCTCTCTAATAGCCAAAGAAGAGTCTTTAATCATCCCGTCCGAACCCCAGGTTATATGGAATGGTAGAATGACTAGCCCTACCGACTTTTCATATGCGAGGTTGCATATATCATTATACATGGTAGCGTACGGTGACATTGCCACAAAATGTTGAGCGCGAGTCCTGCCTTCAGTTTCACGCTCAAGAGTCAAAAACGAATTAACTATACGAGTAGAGCGATCAATGTTTGACCGTAGAGATGCTATTGACGAGACTTCGTGTAGGGGGGCCATGATCGGCATCGCACATCGGCCTGTTAGTTGCAACAGTTGAAGGACTAGTACTGAAATCGGGTTTTGTTGAGTGCTATGGCAAACATTAAGGAAACGCATAAGTCCGGGGAGGCTCTCTTCTTTGTGAATGCACACTAATATCAGTAACATATCGTTGTTTTCTTGGAAATCGAATACACTATGTCGCATAATTGTTGAGTATTGTCTTGAAGGCTCATATAAAAACTTTACAAATGGTAACAATATTCCCATTGTAATCGCATTATTAAGTATTGATATTGTGTATAGTTTATCATCCAGGACCTGCATTATATTAGGAAAATGCTATTAAAAGATGATAAGtaacaaaatgaaagaaaaaagaagaaaagaaattaaAGACGAAGGAATTATTTACCGCGGTTTGTATCAACGATTCAACGGAAGCAACATCTAGGACTCCTCTTGCAGACAAAATGAGAGCCAAAGCAATGGCTTGTTTGGATGGAACGCGGAGAAACAACGCTGAAATTAGCATGCCAAGAAATTTGCCAATATAACCCATTGCCAACAATATTACAAGCGCAAATTCACGCATACCCAAATTGAAAGATATTTTCATTTGCATCCCACATTTTAATACAAAAAAGGGGAACAAAATGTTACTTGAAAATGGATCCAATTTCTCTGCAAATATTGTCCCTAAGGGCTCTTCTGGCAATGTTAATGCCACTAAAAACGGAGAATATTTTTGATCTAGACTTTCTCCCACTAACGCCATTAGAAGAATTATAATGATGATGCTCACAAAGTGGGTACGCTTCAAGGGTTTTCCTTCTTCTTTAAAACTAGAGAAGTATGTTATCAACGGCCGAACAACCAAGAATAAAAAGACGTAGTATAACACAACGAGAGCTTTTAACCTAGGCGCGCTTACTAAGGGTATTATAACATTGAGCGCTATAATGGACAATGACATAACGGACATGTCTGTCACCATGGATGTTGAAGAAGCCAATTGCCCAAGTTTTGAGTTGCTCATACCGAGATCATTCAGGTGGCTTGCGGTGCTTAGTAAATAATTTGTCGCGTTTTCCAAAACCAAGGCCGGTAGTTGCTTGGAAGTAAAACTTACTCCTAATGTCCCGTTTATCACTGTGAAATAAGTTGCAAGGCAGAATGCAATAGAAGTAAACATGCTTGAATAACTTAGGATGAATGCTTTTTTCCCAGTTTTTGTCAATTTAAATAAATTGATTTCCAATCCCAACGCGAATAGTTGTAGAAAAAAGCCTATGTTTGCGAGGACTGATGCTACTGCAAACAATGATGGCCTGTTTATCGCGTATTTTAGAATATATATCCCAAAAAATGGCCCAACTATAAAACCCGCCTGCATAAACAACCATCGATAAGCAATACAAATCCACAAAAGATGTTAAAATAAACTACTCCGTGATAGACAAAATACAAAACTGTAGAATTTAAACAAATTCATATATTTTCATATACAAAAATGACAAACTCATGTTTAGCTGGATTCTTTCTTGTCAAGGGTATTGTTTTGACATAAGAAATTTACTTAGATACAAAGCATATTGGCATAACATAAAAAAATTTGACATTTGCGTAAACATCATGGTTTAGCTTTGATTAGTCGACTTTAGCTCGAAGTCTACGCAAATGTTCAAAAACTTTTGCTACATGTTACTGCGTTAGATATTTGTTCTTCCTTGTCTCCACAATTTATTACAGGAAAAATGTAATAATGCATCTTATTTAAGATTTTTTTTTGTCACTTAATCAATATTTTACCATATACCTATAAAAAGGGATATATATTTTTCACCAATTATCTTCCCAAAAACACGAGTTATATGAAGTACACAAATTATAGTATAAGATGGTCTCACACTGTCAGATGGTCTACTTTTGTGAAAAAAGCTGTTCATTTATTGCTAATAAATGAGTTATGATATTTTACAATGGGATTGTGTCACAGTATGAGACGACCTTACGCCTACTGTATGAAATATGATTTTTTTCAGCTTAGAAGTATTActtcctcccatccaaaccaaaagCTAACAATTGCTTTTGGGTGGTTtttgagatggtttcttgaccGTATTTTTTCTTCCTTTATACGTTTTTTCGtaaaaataattaaattttatgaaatatattttcttaacaaaatatatatatatatatatatatatatatatatatatatatatatatatatatatatatagaggtgggatccggtgagaacgcactagatacattagaatatatataaaaaggtatacttttttttttttttttaacaaatctcatatacacttttaactgaagtaggtacactttttttaccaaaattctatatacgcattttaagaatgtagatactttttttttttttttttttaccaaatcttatatacacttttaaataaagtaggtacacttttttaccaaaattctatatacacattttaagaatgtagacaCACTTTTTTTTTGGTACACTTTTTTATCAAAATTCTATATACACATTTTaagaatcatttttttttttttaccaaatctcatatacacttttaattAAAGTAGGTGCACTTTTTTCATGAATCTTAGATACACTCTtaaaatctcatatacacttttaactaaagtactgtacattttttttttaaaaacacttTTTTTCATGATTCTAGATACATTGTTTGACgatgtagatacattttttttaaatacacttttttctgtcttagatccattttttaaaaaatacacttttttctatGGTAGATACACTTTTACCCGAATCTTATATACACTTTTTAGAAATggagatacatttttttttttaattctaggTACACTTTCTAGGAGATACACATATTATTTAAAAACTCAACGTGCAACTATTAATTAtaacttatactccctccgttccattGGGTTGTTTACGTATTCCATTTTGAATCATTCACCTGATTGTTTACATTCTaattttggatatgttgttagccGTTGAAAGACCAAATTAACCTTACACTGATATGCACATAAACTTTAATTTTGGCCCACCAggctattattcattcatacatgCCTTCACCTCAAATCTCATCCGCACCAGTGCACCACTACCTCCACCACCCTCGATGCTAAACACAACCACTTAGACGAGATAGCCGGTGACCTAGCTGCTCTAAAATGCATCTCCTCGTCGTCGCTCAACTTCCTCAATGCACGACTCTTACCCGATCTCCAACCCCTCAACTCACTAAGAAGGGGATGGAGTATGTGTATGTTAAGATGGATTATATGCTGAGAACATTTCAATTCATGTTTACAGATTAAATGAAGGAGGATCGCATGGAAAGTTTGGAGGAATTAGTTGTCTGTATATTATCAAACACTAAAGCAGGATCTTCATTCGTTGGACATGGGGTGTTAATTCAGGATTCTGGCGTAATTTTAACTGCTTGTCATCTTTTCTTGAATGCTGAGAGTGAAAATGGTGAGAGTAaagattttattttgaagaacAAAACCGGTGATAAAGTTAAGGTGAGGTTGCTAAAAGGAAGATACACTGGAGAATTTTCTGCAGAGATTACGTATTTAGATTTGACTCGGGACATTGCCTTACTCAAAATAGTAAGATTCAATGATGATAGTAAGACGTTTAAGTATGGGCGGCTAGCACGTAATATTACTATTGGTCAGACCGTATACATGGTTACAACAAGTGACGGTAGAAACCATGAGCATACTAAGGGTACAATCGAATTTGAGAAGAGATTGCATCGCGATATTACAAAAGCAGAAAGAACAGCGTACTTTTGCAGAGATACTCACTCAATGCACGACTCTTACCCGTTCTCCAACCCCTCAACTCACTAATCCTCATCCACCAGGAACCCAGACCATGCGTGCGTCGGTAAGATGGTGTTGTGCTCCGGAAGAGATCGTGCCTACGCAGCACTAGAAACTTCGCCGGAAAATCAAGATCTGAAGAAGGACAATCGACATATGGAGTTCGAAAATTGTGAGTTCGAAATGTTCAACGGATTCAATGGAGTTATGTCGGCATCAGGTTATTTTGCGGCGGTCCGTCGTAATTTCTGGTGATTGTCGCCGGCGACGACGGGAGGTGGTAGGTGACGACGACAGATTATTGGGGAATTATTTGAGGGGTGGTTAGGGTTTGAGAGGGGATATGATTTGGGAGAAATGAAGTTTGGTtgtgagttatgagttgtggctGGTGACTGGTGAGCAAGAGGGCGTGTATACAGTACTTAGTACAAGGTTAGtaaggtcgttctcaccgttctcaccgagtgttcgttctcaccggatcctaaatctatatatatatatatatataggtttaGGATCCGGTGCATACGACCATTCGGTGCAAAAAGTGAGAATGTTCTTTAACTACTCCGTGAAACACAATATTGAGGCAACTATTTATTCATTTTACCAAATACACACCTGTTATTCCCAATTACCACTCACCTCAGAGTCCCTGACCACCCAACCACCACTCATCGTCGGCAACTACCAAATCACGTCGGCAACCACATGGGATAGGGAGTGGTGAAGGTGATTTCATGTGGTTGCCGGCGTGATTTGGTGGTTGCCGACGATGAGTGGTGGTTGGGTGGTCAAGGACTCAGAGGTGAGTGGTAATTGGGAATGACAGGTGTGTATTTGGTAAAATGAATAAATAGTTGCCTCAATATTGTGTTTCACGGAGTAGTTAAAGAACATTCCCTTTTTTGCACCGAATGGTCGTATGCacggatcctatatatatatatatatatatatatatatatatatatatatatatatatatatatatatatatatatatatatatatatatatatatatatagagagagagagagagagagagagagttaagatccggtgagaatgaacactcagtgagaacggtgagaacatcCCTCCACCGTTAGATAAGAATAAAAAAACGGCTGATAGAAGACTCTAATTAAATACACCAACCCCACCTTTTCTTTCGTTTTACTGCAACttcaaaaacccaaataaattaaGCTAAATGAAACTAGTGTATCTAATTTCGATTTTGATGTATCtcacataaattttaatgtaCCTAATAAGTAATTATGTGTATCTATGCTAAGATACATTAAAAAAGGGTTAGATGCATGAAGGATTACTGTAGATATGTCGAAACAGATGGGAAACCAACGAAGAGAAAGAAGCAAGGTAGTTGTCGCCGACGACTTGTTGTCTGTAGCTCACCATTTCCACTTGCCGTCTATTGTTCATTAGTTTGATGGAACGATGATAGGAAATAGATTGTCCCGAACTCATGGATGGTGACGTAGTTGTCACCGGTGCTTTGTCGTCAGCTACTCGTGTAAACGACGGCGTATTCACGGGTAAATGTTGATATTCATAAGTGAAAGCTAAAGCTAAAGTGAGGGACCCATCCGAGAGAAAAGATGATGATGGGTGAAGGGGtttgtttttttaattttatttttgggAGCTAATCAGAGTCAATGATCCGCGTAGTATAAGGGTAGAGTAAGAGCGTTCTCACcaagtgatcgttctcaccggattctaaatatatatacatacatatatatatatatatatatatatatatatatatatatatatatatatatatatgtgtgtgtgtgtgtgtgtgtgtgtatatatatatatatatatatgtgtatgtatatgtatatatgtgtatgtatatatatatatatatatgtatgtatatatatataatctcggatatatatatatatatataatctcgGATCCGCGgagaaccacctacatagtgAGAACTGTGAGAACTCTACCTTATGGATTTTTTTTCTAAACAATAATAACATATTTGGATTTGGAAAAGATTTTTATGACTAGATAAtatatttcttggtccaaaaagtataaattattgacagaaatcgagacgagaaacatttattaattttcatgcacctactactcatttttatgtatctaacaattttcatgcacctagaactcgtttttgTGCACCTAaagcctgatattttcatgcacctagtaataattttcatgcatgtaacaattttcatgcacctagtatttgttttcgtgcatctataacCATTTTAGTATaactaattgtatttttgtacattaagtttatattttgttaatacaATCAATAAATTGTGTTTAGCTATACAAAAattgtgtttgaataaactaaacttagggtaaatgatccatcaaaactttcgaaACAAGATTTAaagatgatttagtaagggttatcatggttctcattatgttagtggttctcaccggatccgaaatcatatatatatatatatatatatatatatatatatatatatatatatatatatatatagagagagagagagagagagagagagagagagagtcgggatccggtgagaactcctaaatatttgaggattgaggattagtgaatacaatatcacaggttcttcaatacaatatcacgaaaaatctgacctttgcaaaaaaaaaaaaaaaaaaaatttaataaaaaaaatttataatttttttttttgcacaggtgtttttttttcgtgatattttatcgaataacccgtgatattgtattgaagaacctctgatattgtaacgaaatcttgaatcctcaaaaagatagtgtatcctcacatgattccattcctatatatatatatatatatatataagggttcttataaggccatgatatatattgagtccctaagtccttatataggcctttggatggaagggatggagggatgagattacatctcattgaagggtcacaaatctctctaatctccctccctaatccttgtataactccttctaatcttgtataactccttcctcattctaatttccctactcacttcctcattattcattctctcACACTTCTCTCATCCCCTCATTCTCTCCTagtctctcaaaaaaaaaaaccaaaccaaaataaactaaaacaaaaaaaaaaccaaaacaaaacataaCAACAACTCCCCGACCACCCGCCTCCCTCCTCcctccaccaccgcaacaactccaacgacaacaacaacaacaacaacaacaacaacaacacagccACCACTCACGTCCTCCACAACCGCCACACCTGCCACGAACCACCCCTTCACGCCGCCACCACCCGACCCACGAACCAGTTAGGCACCCTACTCTCCCCCACCGCGCCTGCACTGTCCCCCCCACCACTCGTCTGCCGACATCTCCACGACCAACCTCCTCTCCACCGCCCGCCTCCCTCCTCAATTtccttttttgtttgttttgtttgttttgttttccttcttttcagatttactttttgtttgttttgttttttttgttttcctgTGTGATttggttgtttttgtttttcagatttaccttttttttttattttttttctattaattgttattgttattttgagATTTACTTTAAATTATACCCTTTTTTCCAGATTTTTTGTTTGGTATTGGTGTTGGTATTGGTGaatgtcgtttttttttttttttgatttggtattttaatgttatttattattgttggtaattttttttttgttagtgttacatattttttttttagataatgttatttattattgttggtattTTTTTTGTTAGTGTTACATATTTGGttttttgaactaaagttatacatcttgtctattaaagttatacaatgcgtacattaaagttatacactcgATCTTTGTTGCTTTCAATTTcttatttgttatttttcaagttttttttttagtttcatattttgggctaaagttatacaataatcaaaatagagttatactgttaatgtctaaagttatacattgtataaattaaagttacacaaattttgaactaaagttatacatcttgcctattaaagttatacactgcgtgcattaaagttatacacacgatatataaatttttcaaagttaaatatttaaatgtttagatctgacgttttttatttcaattattattattgtattgtatttcattgttaattttttttttgatgaatcatgattttgttatttgttttttttttgttattgttatttgattttttgtttatatttgttttttttgttagatttacgggtttttttTAGATTAactggtttttgttattatgggtttttttggtttttcttATTATGAgtatttttttgttattgttatttggttttttttattattagttttcagatctagttttcttcttctcaactttcatcacttttttatttttttatttcaaatacaaatatggactaaagttatacatatgaaagactaaaattatacaaaaatggactaaaggtattcaaatatgggctaaagttatacaaatgaggactagagttatacaaaaattgactaaagttatacaaatatggactaaagttatacaaatatggactaaagctatacaaatatggactaaagttatacaactaaggactagagttatacaaaaattgactaaagttatacaaatatggactaaagttatacaaaaatggactaaagttatacaaatatggactaaagt contains the following coding sequences:
- the LOC141652178 gene encoding cation/H(+) antiporter 14-like, with translation MEVKYNITSILRNPINGWQEGKWHEAENHRAVACQGLVIRSELGIARTISSSFLFDAGIFLIFYRIIRTLLKPLRMPFVAQLLAGFIVGPFFGIYILKYAINRPSLFAVASVLANIGFFLQLFALGLEINLFKLTKTGKKAFILSYSSMFTSIAFCLATYFTVINGTLGVSFTSKQLPALVLENATNYLLSTASHLNDLGMSNSKLGQLASSTSMVTDMSVMSLSIIALNVIIPLVSAPRLKALVVLYYVFLFLVVRPLITYFSSFKEEGKPLKRTHFVSIIIIILLMALVGESLDQKYSPFLVALTLPEEPLGTIFAEKLDPFSSNILFPFFVLKCGMQMKISFNLGMREFALVILLAMGYIGKFLGMLISALFLRVPSKQAIALALILSARGVLDVASVESLIQTAVLDDKLYTISILNNAITMGILLPFVKFLYEPSRQYSTIMRHSVFDFQENNDMLLILVCIHKEESLPGLMRFLNVCHSTQQNPISVLVLQLLQLTGRCAMPIMAPLHEVSSIASLRSNIDRSTRIVNSFLTLERETEGRTRAQHFVAMSPYATMYNDICNLAYEKSVGLVILPFHITWGSDGMIKDSSLAIREVNNMVLQKAPCSVSLLVDRSSSRKRVIDENAYMITIVFVGGSDDYEALAYGKLFANHPCVRLSIIWLKPPKNNKDNELDCEVMKQFRRSCKNNERINFKEVVVNNGDETIQVMVSVKDDVDLIVTGKYHNAQTVPLLGLSDGWSEYPELGILGDIFASSDFEFSLLVVQQEPQTEFAMDCEEN